One Lottiidibacillus patelloidae DNA segment encodes these proteins:
- the lpdA gene encoding dihydrolipoyl dehydrogenase, producing the protein MAKEYDLVILGAGTGGYVAAIRASQLGLKVAVVEKGELGGTCLHRGCIPSKALLRSAEVFATAKRGEEFGVMAKEVVLDFLKVQERKRSIVDQLHKGVQHLMKKGKIDVFEGYGRILGPSIFSPTPGTISVEFANGEENEMLVPKNVLIATGSRPRTLPGLEIDGELVLTSDEALNIEELPNSFIIVGGGVIGIEWASMFVDFGLEVTVLEYADRILPTEDIDVSKEMQRLLKKKGVKVVTGAKVLPETIKKDTGVSINAEHKGEEKTFTADKMLVSVGRQANVEDIGLQNTSVKVERGVIQTNEFYQTGDSHIYAIGDVIGGMQLAHVASHEGMVAVEHMADQNPDPIDYKMISACVYSAPEIASVGYREHEAKEAGFKVKTGKFAFRAIGKALVYGESDGFVKLVVDEETDDLLGVHMIGPHVTDMISEAGLARVLDATPWEIAHTIHPHPTLAEAIGEAALAVDGKAIHS; encoded by the coding sequence ATGGCTAAAGAATATGATCTAGTCATACTTGGTGCGGGTACTGGTGGATATGTTGCTGCAATCCGTGCCTCACAATTAGGACTTAAAGTAGCTGTAGTTGAAAAAGGAGAACTTGGTGGGACTTGTTTACACCGAGGATGTATTCCAAGTAAGGCGCTACTTAGAAGTGCTGAAGTATTTGCTACAGCGAAACGAGGAGAAGAATTCGGTGTAATGGCAAAAGAAGTAGTTTTAGACTTCTTAAAAGTGCAAGAACGTAAACGCAGCATTGTTGACCAACTGCACAAAGGTGTACAGCACTTAATGAAAAAAGGGAAAATTGATGTATTCGAAGGTTATGGTCGAATTTTAGGACCAAGCATTTTTTCACCTACACCAGGTACTATATCTGTTGAATTCGCAAATGGTGAAGAAAATGAAATGCTTGTACCTAAAAATGTACTAATCGCAACAGGATCTCGTCCTCGTACGCTACCTGGATTAGAAATTGATGGCGAACTAGTTCTGACTTCTGACGAAGCGTTAAACATTGAAGAACTTCCAAATTCATTTATCATCGTTGGTGGCGGTGTAATCGGAATTGAATGGGCTTCTATGTTCGTAGATTTTGGTTTAGAAGTGACGGTATTAGAATATGCTGACCGTATTTTACCTACTGAAGACATCGATGTTTCGAAAGAAATGCAGCGCTTATTAAAGAAAAAGGGCGTTAAAGTTGTTACTGGTGCGAAAGTTCTTCCAGAGACAATTAAGAAAGATACTGGCGTTTCTATTAACGCAGAGCATAAAGGTGAAGAAAAAACATTTACTGCTGACAAAATGTTAGTATCCGTAGGCCGTCAAGCGAATGTTGAGGACATTGGCTTACAAAATACAAGTGTTAAAGTTGAACGTGGTGTTATTCAGACAAATGAATTCTACCAAACAGGCGATTCGCATATATACGCTATTGGTGATGTAATCGGTGGTATGCAATTAGCACATGTTGCTTCTCACGAAGGAATGGTGGCAGTTGAGCATATGGCAGACCAAAATCCAGACCCAATTGATTACAAAATGATTTCCGCTTGTGTTTATAGTGCACCTGAAATTGCAAGTGTTGGATATCGTGAACATGAAGCGAAAGAAGCAGGTTTCAAAGTGAAAACTGGAAAATTTGCTTTCCGTGCAATTGGTAAAGCACTCGTTTATGGTGAGTCTGACGGTTTTGTAAAATTAGTTGTTGATGAGGAAACAGATGATTTACTAGGTGTTCACATGATTGGGCCACATGTCACAGACATGATCTCTGAAGCTGGGCTTGCGAGAGTATTAGACGCAACTCCTTGGGAAATTGCGCATACGATTCACCCTCACCCAACGTTAGCTGAAGCAATTGGTGAAGCTGCTCTTGCTGTTGATGGCAAGGCAATTCATTCATAA
- a CDS encoding dihydrolipoamide acetyltransferase family protein, protein MGLENITMPQLGESVTEGTIGKWLVQVGDTVKKYDPLAEVTTDKVNAEIPSSFTGVVKEIIAGEGETLAVGELVCVIETEGEGGGSAEATPATKPASKEEATNVPAASGDDSMKRRYSPAVLRMAQENDIDLEQVNGSGKGGRITRKDILAVIESGNIPKAGDAKPASQAASSSQPETTQAPAPSAPKAQPVNVPTMPGDVEIPVTNVRKAIASNMLRSKHEIPHAWMMIEVDVTDLVAYRNTIKGDFKKKEGYNITFLPFFIKAIVEALKEYPQINSTWQGDKIIQKKDINISMAAATEDSLYVPVIKHADEKSIKGIARDVNDLALKVRTGKLAADDMQGGTFTVNNTGSFGSVASMGIINYPQAAILQVESIVKKPVYLENGMFGPRDMVNLCLSLDHRVLDGLICGKFLARVKAILEGMNKDTISIY, encoded by the coding sequence ATGGGGCTTGAAAATATTACAATGCCACAGCTTGGTGAGAGTGTTACCGAAGGAACGATTGGTAAATGGCTCGTTCAAGTTGGAGATACTGTAAAAAAATATGATCCATTAGCTGAAGTAACAACAGATAAAGTAAATGCTGAAATTCCATCCTCTTTCACAGGGGTTGTTAAAGAAATCATTGCAGGTGAAGGTGAAACGCTAGCTGTCGGAGAACTTGTCTGTGTGATTGAAACAGAAGGTGAAGGTGGAGGATCTGCGGAAGCAACTCCTGCAACAAAACCTGCTTCTAAAGAAGAGGCAACGAATGTTCCTGCTGCATCTGGAGATGATTCAATGAAACGAAGATATTCTCCAGCAGTATTACGTATGGCACAAGAAAACGATATTGACTTAGAACAAGTAAATGGTTCAGGTAAAGGTGGACGTATTACACGTAAAGATATTTTAGCTGTCATTGAAAGCGGAAATATCCCGAAAGCTGGAGACGCAAAACCTGCTAGTCAAGCAGCTTCATCAAGTCAACCTGAGACGACTCAAGCACCTGCACCATCAGCACCTAAAGCACAACCAGTTAACGTGCCGACAATGCCTGGTGATGTTGAAATCCCTGTTACAAACGTACGTAAAGCAATTGCGAGCAACATGTTACGTAGTAAACATGAAATTCCACATGCTTGGATGATGATTGAAGTAGACGTAACGGATTTAGTTGCATACCGAAATACAATTAAAGGCGACTTTAAGAAGAAGGAAGGATACAACATTACTTTCCTACCATTCTTTATTAAAGCAATTGTTGAAGCATTAAAAGAATATCCTCAAATCAACTCTACTTGGCAAGGGGATAAAATCATTCAAAAGAAAGATATCAATATCTCAATGGCTGCAGCTACTGAGGACTCTTTATATGTTCCTGTTATTAAACATGCGGACGAGAAGAGCATAAAAGGTATTGCTCGCGATGTGAATGATTTAGCACTTAAAGTACGTACTGGTAAATTAGCGGCTGACGATATGCAAGGTGGTACGTTTACTGTTAATAACACTGGTTCCTTTGGATCAGTTGCATCAATGGGAATTATTAACTACCCACAAGCAGCTATTCTTCAAGTAGAATCAATTGTGAAAAAGCCAGTGTACTTAGAAAATGGAATGTTTGGACCTCGTGACATGGTAAACTTATGTTTATCTTTAGATCACCGCGTATTAGATGGATTAATCTGTGGGAAGTTCTTAGCGCGTGTTAAAGCAATTTTAGAAGGTATGAATAAAGATACAATTTCAATTTATTAA
- a CDS encoding alpha-ketoacid dehydrogenase subunit beta, producing MPVMSYIEAITLAMKEEMERDEKVFVVGEDVGKRGGVFRATDGLYAQFGEERVIDAPLAESAIAGVGIGAAMYGMRPIAEMQFADFIMPAVNQIISEAARIRYRSNNDWTCPITIRAPYGGGVHGALYHSQSVEAVFANQPGLKIVMPSTPYEAKGLLKAAIRDEDPVLFFEHKRAYRLIKGEVSTDDYVLPIGKADVKREGEDVTVITYGLAVHFALQAAEKLEKEGISTHILDLRTIYPLDKEAIIEAAKKTGKVLLVTEDNLEGSIIGEVSAIIGENCLFDLDAPIKRLAGPDVPAMPYAPTMEKFFMINPEKVENAIRELAEF from the coding sequence ATGCCAGTAATGTCTTATATCGAAGCGATAACATTAGCTATGAAAGAAGAAATGGAACGCGATGAAAAAGTATTTGTAGTAGGAGAAGACGTTGGTAAACGTGGTGGAGTTTTCCGTGCTACAGACGGTCTTTATGCACAATTTGGTGAAGAACGTGTAATTGATGCTCCTTTAGCTGAGTCAGCAATTGCTGGTGTTGGTATTGGAGCTGCAATGTACGGCATGCGTCCAATTGCTGAAATGCAATTTGCTGATTTTATCATGCCAGCAGTTAACCAAATTATTTCTGAAGCAGCACGTATCCGTTACCGTTCAAATAATGATTGGACTTGTCCGATTACAATCCGTGCACCTTATGGTGGTGGTGTCCACGGTGCATTATATCACTCACAATCAGTTGAAGCAGTTTTTGCTAACCAACCAGGATTAAAAATTGTTATGCCTTCAACGCCATATGAAGCAAAAGGATTATTAAAAGCTGCAATTCGTGACGAAGATCCAGTTTTATTCTTTGAGCATAAAAGAGCTTATCGTCTAATTAAAGGTGAAGTGTCAACGGATGATTATGTGTTACCAATTGGGAAAGCTGATGTAAAACGTGAAGGTGAAGATGTAACTGTAATTACATACGGTCTTGCAGTTCACTTTGCTCTACAAGCTGCGGAAAAGCTTGAAAAAGAAGGTATTTCAACACACATTTTAGATTTACGTACAATTTATCCGTTAGATAAAGAGGCAATTATTGAAGCAGCTAAAAAGACAGGGAAAGTCTTATTAGTAACAGAAGATAACTTAGAAGGAAGTATTATCGGAGAAGTTTCTGCGATTATCGGTGAAAACTGTCTATTTGACCTTGACGCGCCGATTAAGCGTTTAGCAGGTCCTGATGTTCCGGCAATGCCTTATGCTCCAACGATGGAGAAATTCTTCATGATCAATCCGGAAAAAGTTGAGAATGCAATTCGCGAATTAGCTGAATTTTAA
- a CDS encoding YycC family protein, with protein sequence MNPLQISADTAIELAKKLNVPLEQLMHMPKHILMQKLMEAEQGSMEKKEDK encoded by the coding sequence ATGAACCCATTGCAAATTTCTGCAGATACAGCTATTGAATTAGCGAAGAAATTAAATGTACCCCTTGAACAACTAATGCATATGCCAAAACATATTTTAATGCAAAAGTTAATGGAAGCCGAACAAGGAAGCATGGAGAAAAAGGAAGATAAATAA
- a CDS encoding thiamine pyrophosphate-dependent dehydrogenase E1 component subunit alpha yields MTENRHKTLGLSDEQVLKMYETMLMARKIDERMWLLNRAGKIPFVISCQGQEAAQVGAAFALDREKDYVLPYYRDMGVVLTFGMTAKDLMLSGFAKAEDPNSGGRQMPGHFGQKKNRIVTGSSPVTTQVPHAVGIALGGKMEKKDLVTFVTFGEGSSNQGDFHEGANFAGVHKLPVIFMCENNKYAISIPVEKQLACKSVADRAIGYGMPGFSIDGNDPLAVYEAVKAAAERGRNGEGPTLIETVSYRLTPHSSDDDDSVYRSKEEVAEAKAKDSIFTFATYLREVGVLTEEKENEINERIAKEVDEATDYAENAPYAEAESAMKHVYAE; encoded by the coding sequence ATGACGGAAAATCGTCACAAAACATTAGGTTTATCTGATGAGCAAGTGTTAAAAATGTATGAAACAATGTTAATGGCTAGAAAAATTGACGAGCGCATGTGGTTACTAAATCGTGCAGGTAAGATTCCTTTCGTTATTTCTTGCCAAGGTCAAGAAGCTGCCCAAGTTGGAGCTGCCTTTGCATTAGATCGTGAAAAAGATTATGTATTACCGTATTACCGCGACATGGGCGTTGTATTAACGTTCGGAATGACTGCTAAAGATTTAATGCTTTCAGGATTTGCAAAAGCAGAAGACCCTAACTCTGGTGGTCGTCAAATGCCTGGTCACTTCGGTCAAAAGAAAAACCGCATTGTAACAGGATCTTCTCCAGTTACAACACAAGTACCACATGCAGTAGGAATTGCACTTGGTGGGAAAATGGAAAAGAAAGACTTAGTTACATTTGTTACATTCGGTGAAGGTTCTTCTAACCAAGGAGACTTCCATGAGGGTGCAAACTTTGCTGGAGTACATAAATTACCAGTAATTTTCATGTGTGAAAATAATAAATATGCAATCTCAATTCCAGTCGAAAAACAACTAGCTTGTAAGAGTGTAGCTGACCGTGCAATTGGTTATGGCATGCCTGGATTCTCTATTGATGGAAATGACCCACTTGCTGTCTATGAAGCAGTTAAAGCAGCTGCTGAACGTGGACGTAATGGCGAAGGTCCAACTTTAATTGAGACTGTATCGTATCGTTTAACGCCTCACTCAAGTGATGATGACGACAGTGTATATCGTTCTAAAGAAGAAGTTGCTGAAGCAAAAGCGAAAGATTCTATCTTTACATTTGCTACTTACTTACGAGAAGTTGGAGTATTAACTGAAGAAAAAGAAAATGAAATTAATGAACGCATTGCAAAGGAAGTTGATGAAGCTACTGACTATGCAGAAAATGCACCATACGCAGAAGCTGAAAGTGCAATGAAGCACGTTTATGCAGAATAG
- the yqiS gene encoding phosphate butyryltransferase: MKLQNLIAAKSKVQKKIAVAAAEDQEVIEAIASALKLDLASFILYGDETKIKALLSEHSITENEKVTITHTSGANEAATEAVKAVSSGEADVLMKGMVPTATLLKAVLNKEYGLRTGNVLSHVAVFEVEGYDRFTIVTDAAMNIAPDLKQKVQITKNAVQIARAIGIETPKVAPIAAVEVVNPDMQATLDAAALTQMNQRGQLKDCIVDGPLALDNAVSLEAAKHKGITSDVAGKADILLVPTIEVGNVLYKSLIYFANAKVGAVIAGAKAPIVLTSRSDSAESKLNSLILAVCSAN; this comes from the coding sequence ATGAAACTACAGAATTTAATAGCAGCAAAATCTAAAGTTCAGAAAAAAATTGCTGTTGCTGCCGCTGAAGATCAAGAAGTGATTGAAGCTATAGCTTCTGCATTAAAACTTGATCTGGCATCGTTCATCCTTTATGGAGATGAAACGAAAATTAAGGCTCTCTTATCTGAACATTCGATAACTGAAAATGAGAAAGTCACAATCACCCACACATCAGGTGCCAATGAAGCCGCTACAGAAGCTGTAAAGGCTGTTAGTTCTGGAGAAGCTGATGTTTTAATGAAAGGGATGGTCCCGACTGCCACGTTATTAAAAGCTGTGCTTAATAAAGAGTACGGATTGAGAACTGGTAATGTACTTTCACACGTAGCTGTTTTTGAGGTTGAAGGGTATGACCGCTTTACAATTGTTACGGATGCAGCTATGAATATAGCCCCTGATTTGAAGCAGAAAGTTCAAATTACAAAAAATGCAGTGCAAATTGCGAGAGCAATCGGGATTGAAACGCCAAAAGTTGCTCCAATAGCTGCTGTTGAAGTTGTTAATCCAGATATGCAAGCTACTTTAGATGCTGCTGCGCTTACACAAATGAACCAAAGAGGGCAATTGAAAGATTGTATCGTCGATGGTCCACTTGCACTTGATAATGCGGTTTCCTTAGAAGCTGCAAAGCATAAAGGCATTACTAGTGACGTAGCAGGAAAAGCTGATATTTTGTTAGTACCTACAATTGAAGTTGGTAATGTGTTATACAAATCACTTATATATTTTGCAAATGCAAAAGTAGGTGCTGTAATTGCTGGAGCTAAAGCCCCAATTGTATTAACATCACGTTCAGATTCAGCAGAAAGTAAGTTAAATTCGTTAATTTTAGCAGTATGTTCTGCAAATTAA
- a CDS encoding DUF2627 domain-containing protein translates to MQRVIALLIIVIPGVMAGYGIKLMRDTLFGVLAPLFPVLWIQFVVGFIMFVIGLSFVAGFIFHRDRKRNNVQKRFQKNGGEK, encoded by the coding sequence ATGCAACGAGTAATTGCTTTATTAATAATTGTCATCCCTGGCGTTATGGCCGGCTATGGAATAAAGTTAATGCGTGACACGCTATTTGGTGTTTTAGCACCACTGTTTCCAGTTCTTTGGATTCAATTTGTCGTAGGATTTATTATGTTTGTAATAGGCTTAAGCTTTGTCGCCGGATTTATTTTTCATAGAGACCGCAAAAGAAACAATGTTCAAAAACGCTTTCAAAAGAATGGAGGAGAGAAATAA
- the bcd gene encoding branched-chain amino acid dehydrogenase — protein MELFKYMETYDYEQVVVCQDKESGLKAIIAIHDTTLGPALGGTRMWTYESEAAAFEDALRLAKGMTYKNAAAGLNLGGGKTVIIGDPRKDKNEALFRAFGRYIQGLNGRYITAEDVGTTVADMDLIHEETQYVTGVSPAFGSSGNPSPVTAFGVYRGMKAAAKEAFGTDSLEGKVIAVQGVGNVAYNLCRHLHEEGAKLIVTDINKEAVNRAVEEFGAKAVDINDIYSVDCDIYAPCALGATVNDDTIPQLKAKVIAGAANNQLKDTKHGDLIHEMGIVYAPDYVINAGGVINVADELYGYNAERAMKKVELIYDNVAKVIEISKRDGIPTYVAADRMAEERIETMRKSRSTFLQNGRHILGHRR, from the coding sequence ATGGAATTATTTAAATACATGGAGACTTATGATTATGAGCAAGTTGTAGTTTGTCAAGATAAGGAATCTGGTCTAAAAGCAATTATTGCAATTCATGATACAACGCTAGGACCAGCTTTAGGTGGTACGAGAATGTGGACGTATGAGTCTGAAGCTGCAGCATTTGAAGATGCACTTCGTTTAGCAAAAGGTATGACATATAAAAATGCAGCTGCTGGTTTAAACTTAGGTGGAGGGAAAACTGTAATTATTGGTGATCCACGTAAAGATAAAAATGAGGCTTTATTCCGTGCATTTGGACGTTATATTCAAGGGTTAAATGGTCGTTATATTACTGCTGAGGACGTAGGTACAACTGTAGCTGATATGGATTTAATTCATGAAGAAACACAATATGTAACAGGTGTATCACCTGCATTTGGTTCATCTGGAAACCCTTCTCCTGTAACTGCTTTTGGCGTTTATCGTGGAATGAAAGCGGCAGCAAAAGAAGCATTTGGTACAGATTCACTAGAAGGAAAAGTAATTGCTGTTCAAGGAGTAGGTAATGTTGCGTATAACCTTTGCCGCCATTTACATGAAGAAGGAGCAAAGCTTATCGTTACAGATATTAATAAAGAAGCAGTAAATCGTGCTGTAGAAGAGTTCGGTGCTAAAGCTGTTGATATTAATGATATTTATAGTGTTGATTGTGACATCTATGCACCATGTGCCCTTGGTGCAACAGTTAACGACGATACTATTCCACAATTAAAAGCAAAAGTAATTGCTGGTGCAGCAAATAACCAATTAAAAGATACAAAACATGGTGATTTAATTCATGAAATGGGTATCGTATACGCGCCGGATTATGTAATCAATGCTGGTGGAGTAATTAACGTTGCTGACGAGCTTTATGGTTACAATGCAGAACGTGCAATGAAAAAAGTAGAACTAATTTATGATAATGTAGCAAAAGTAATTGAAATTTCAAAACGCGATGGTATCCCTACATATGTGGCTGCTGACCGTATGGCTGAAGAGCGCATTGAAACAATGCGTAAATCTCGTAGCACATTCTTACAAAACGGTCGTCACATTTTAGGTCACCGCCGCTAA
- a CDS encoding sigma 54-interacting transcriptional regulator, with amino-acid sequence MKKVIIVGAGKGGQALLRIFKSTKIMEVVAIIDKDPLAPGMQLAKQYGIQTGEHWSDFLSDEIDAIFEATGDDAVFQVLLQNRSKKTVLIPGSVASIIFSLIEEKEELIQRFKKQSYKQDLILNSTHDAMIAIDKDLNITLFNKVAEKLTGLRSEDVLGKNINLYMPSSQLPRIIFTGKPEINKEQVLENGKKVITTRIPMVSELNERIGAFSVFKDITEVKYLAEELTNLKEVQTLLQAIIKSSEEAISVVDEDGKGIMINPAYTRLTGLSEDDVIGKPATADIAEGKSMHMQVLKTKTAVRGARMKVGPSHKDVLVNVAPIVVDEKVKGSVGVIHDVSEIHQLTNELQRARQIIRTLEAKYTFDDIIGKSEEFNVSLKQAQLGAQTPATVLLRGESGTGKELFAHAIHNASNRKYKKFYRVNCAAISESLLESELFGYEEGAFSGAKRGGKRGLFEESDGGSIFLDEIGELSVNTQAKLLRVLQEGEIVRVGGVKPIQIDVRVIAATNVNLEKKIADKEFREDLYYRLNRMPIQIPPLRKRISDIPDLCKHLITKINQDYGRNVERVSDAALLHLQRYHWPGNVRELENVLGRAVIFMPFNENVIDIGHIESFLLNEVGKNENTKEIKFVEGKSLSSLVEKFERNILEEALIKHEGNKTATAKALGLSIRNLYYKLEKYNIEKSDLQ; translated from the coding sequence ATGAAAAAAGTTATTATAGTTGGTGCAGGAAAAGGCGGACAAGCATTGCTTCGTATTTTTAAATCAACAAAGATAATGGAAGTAGTTGCGATTATCGATAAAGACCCATTAGCTCCTGGAATGCAGCTTGCTAAACAATACGGAATTCAAACTGGGGAGCATTGGTCAGACTTTTTATCTGATGAAATCGATGCGATTTTTGAAGCTACAGGTGATGATGCTGTATTCCAAGTATTATTGCAAAATCGTAGTAAAAAAACAGTATTGATACCTGGATCTGTTGCTTCAATAATATTTAGTTTAATTGAAGAAAAAGAAGAATTAATACAGCGTTTTAAAAAACAATCTTATAAACAGGACTTAATATTAAACTCTACGCACGATGCGATGATTGCAATTGATAAAGATTTAAATATCACATTATTTAATAAAGTGGCTGAAAAATTAACTGGTTTAAGAAGTGAAGATGTTCTTGGGAAAAATATTAATTTATACATGCCATCAAGTCAGTTACCCCGTATTATTTTTACAGGGAAACCAGAAATAAATAAAGAGCAAGTGTTAGAAAACGGGAAAAAAGTGATTACAACACGAATCCCAATGGTAAGTGAATTAAATGAAAGAATCGGTGCTTTTTCCGTTTTTAAAGATATTACAGAAGTCAAGTATTTAGCTGAAGAATTAACAAACTTAAAAGAAGTACAAACGCTCCTTCAGGCAATTATTAAATCTTCAGAAGAGGCAATCTCAGTCGTTGATGAAGATGGTAAAGGGATTATGATTAATCCGGCCTACACGAGATTAACGGGATTGTCTGAAGATGATGTAATTGGTAAGCCGGCAACAGCGGATATAGCAGAAGGAAAAAGTATGCATATGCAAGTGTTAAAAACGAAAACCGCTGTTCGTGGTGCAAGAATGAAAGTAGGTCCTAGTCACAAAGATGTCCTTGTAAATGTAGCGCCAATTGTCGTTGATGAAAAAGTTAAAGGTAGTGTTGGAGTAATTCATGATGTATCAGAAATTCATCAACTTACAAATGAACTTCAACGAGCAAGGCAAATTATTCGTACACTCGAAGCTAAATATACTTTTGACGACATAATAGGAAAATCAGAAGAATTTAATGTTTCGCTGAAACAAGCACAATTGGGCGCGCAAACTCCAGCAACAGTTTTACTGCGAGGAGAATCTGGAACTGGGAAAGAGCTATTTGCTCATGCAATACATAATGCTAGTAATCGAAAATATAAAAAGTTTTACCGTGTAAATTGTGCAGCAATATCTGAATCGTTATTAGAAAGTGAATTATTTGGTTATGAAGAAGGCGCATTTTCTGGAGCGAAAAGAGGAGGTAAACGGGGTTTATTTGAAGAATCCGATGGTGGTAGTATTTTCCTTGATGAAATCGGTGAATTATCTGTAAACACTCAAGCAAAGCTATTAAGAGTATTACAGGAAGGGGAAATCGTTCGAGTTGGTGGTGTTAAACCAATCCAAATTGATGTTCGGGTTATCGCTGCAACGAATGTTAATTTAGAGAAAAAAATTGCTGACAAAGAATTTAGAGAAGATTTATATTATCGACTAAATCGAATGCCGATTCAAATTCCCCCTTTACGAAAGCGAATTTCTGACATTCCTGATTTATGTAAGCATCTCATTACAAAAATAAACCAAGATTACGGCCGAAATGTTGAAAGAGTATCGGATGCAGCGCTTCTGCATTTACAAAGGTATCATTGGCCTGGTAACGTTCGTGAGCTTGAAAATGTCCTTGGTAGAGCAGTTATCTTTATGCCTTTCAATGAAAATGTTATTGATATTGGTCATATTGAATCTTTTTTATTAAATGAAGTTGGTAAAAATGAGAATACTAAAGAGATAAAATTTGTCGAAGGAAAAAGCCTCTCGAGTTTAGTTGAAAAATTTGAAAGAAATATCCTTGAAGAAGCTTTGATAAAACATGAAGGTAACAAAACCGCTACTGCTAAAGCATTAGGATTATCCATTCGAAATTTATATTATAAACTTGAAAAATATAACATTGAAAAAAGTGACCTGCAATAA
- the buk gene encoding butyrate kinase codes for MHPKEYRILVLNPGSTSTKIGVFDNERCVFEKTLRHDTNEINAFNSIIEQYEFRKNTILEALDHEGINITKLSAVVGRGGLLRPIEGGTYEVNDDMLTDLRNGYSGEHASNLGGIIAYEIAQGLHIPSFIVDPVVVDEMDQIARFSGVPEIERKSIFHALNQKAVARRVAKSLNKNYHECRFIVTHMGGGITVGVHNNGRVVDVNNGLHGEGPFSPERAGTVPIGDLVSMCFSGEYYRDEVMKKLVGNAGLVAYLGTNDAVKVEKMIEDGDEKAKIVYDSMSYQIAKEIGSAATVLKGNVDAIIITGGLAYGKEFVKTISDRVDWIADVIVQPGENELQALAEGGLRVLTGEEKAKVYPNEKSFSSKEIPVN; via the coding sequence TTGCATCCTAAAGAATATCGCATACTTGTCTTAAACCCAGGTTCAACTTCAACAAAAATAGGTGTCTTTGATAATGAACGGTGTGTTTTCGAAAAAACATTAAGACATGATACAAATGAAATTAACGCTTTTAATTCAATTATTGAACAATATGAGTTTAGAAAAAACACAATATTGGAAGCTTTAGATCATGAAGGAATAAACATTACTAAACTTAGTGCTGTAGTAGGTCGTGGTGGTCTTTTGAGACCAATTGAAGGTGGAACTTATGAAGTAAATGATGACATGCTAACGGACCTGCGAAATGGTTATTCAGGTGAACATGCATCGAACTTAGGTGGAATAATAGCTTATGAAATTGCCCAAGGCCTTCATATTCCATCTTTCATTGTCGACCCTGTAGTTGTTGATGAAATGGATCAAATTGCTAGGTTTTCTGGAGTGCCTGAAATTGAAAGAAAAAGTATTTTTCACGCATTAAACCAAAAGGCTGTAGCAAGACGTGTTGCAAAATCGTTAAATAAAAATTATCACGAATGCCGTTTTATTGTTACCCATATGGGTGGTGGTATCACAGTAGGTGTTCATAACAATGGCCGAGTAGTCGATGTAAATAATGGTTTACACGGTGAAGGCCCATTTTCTCCTGAACGTGCAGGGACTGTTCCGATTGGTGATTTAGTTTCGATGTGCTTCTCAGGTGAGTATTACAGAGATGAAGTAATGAAAAAGCTAGTAGGTAACGCAGGACTAGTTGCTTATTTAGGTACAAATGATGCGGTGAAGGTAGAAAAGATGATAGAAGATGGCGATGAAAAAGCGAAAATCGTTTATGATTCTATGTCTTATCAAATTGCCAAAGAGATTGGTTCGGCTGCAACTGTACTAAAAGGAAATGTTGATGCGATTATAATTACAGGTGGATTAGCATACGGGAAAGAATTCGTTAAGACGATTTCAGATCGAGTCGATTGGATAGCTGATGTAATTGTTCAACCAGGAGAAAACGAACTTCAAGCACTTGCTGAAGGAGGACTTCGCGTTCTAACTGGAGAAGAAAAAGCAAAGGTCTATCCAAACGAAAAATCATTTTCAAGTAAAGAAATTCCTGTAAATTAA